The segment CGCGGGATTTCAGTGCTTCCAAAGTTAATAAGGTATGATTAATACTTCCCAGATAATGCCGGGAAATTACTATTACTTTATCATCATTATCAATAAGATCAATTATAGTTTCGCTGTCGTTGATTGGAACCAGCAACCCACCTGCTCCTTCAATAACAAGATCATTTGAAGTTTCCGGCCTGAGAATTTCATTAGCATTTATGGAAACTCCATCAATATCTGCCGCAGCATGAGGACTCATTGGCGTGTTAAGTGAATAGGAATTTGGATGAAAGATTGTTTTTTTATTCGAGATCAATCTCCGCACCTTGTCAGTATCAGAATTATCCAGATCTCCTGCCTGGATCGGCTTCCAGTAATCGGCTTCAAGAGCTTCGGTAACAATGGCTGAAACTATAGTTTTACCAACATCAGTCCCAATACCTGTAATAAAATATGGCATAATTTTGTATTAAATCTATTTCCGCAGTTTTCACAGTGGTAATCCCGACGAGTGTAGATTGGCAAAGCAGTTATTAAAAAGGATATGATAAAAAAGAAGAAGGATTTCACGCCTTTTACATTAGTGTAATACTGTACCTGCTTACTTCCGCAGGCAGGACAATGCATGGCTTCACCTTCATCTGTTAAAGAATATTTATTTACAGAATTTAGAATTTTTACTGCTTCTGCCTCGTCCCTGGAATAGACCTTCAATTTTATTCCACCAATGGCATTGCTCACCAGAGGATCTGTGTCTATTGTCCATTGATCTCCCAGAAAAACTTTAATTCCCTCGGCTTCCAGTCTTCCTTTAAAGATTTGTGCCTCAGATGAATATTGAAATCTGGCGACGGTACTAAAAGCTTCTTCCATGTTTTCAGGATTAATCTTACTTACTATTCAGTAAAAACTACTGCTTTATAAAGATAGCTAAATGGGTTAAGACCTGCTCAACTTCAGAAAATGAATTATAACTATGAATACAAAATCTCAGTCGTTCCTTACCCTGCGGAACAGTTGGAGACAGAATAGGTTTCACTTCAAATCCTTCAGCTGCCAATTCTTTCGCAATAAATTTAACCCGCTCATTTCCCGGAATAACACAGCTGTGGATGGCAGAATGACTCTCGATGAAATAATCGTTAAGTCCATTGGATAAAGTGCATTTTTTAAAATGTTCAATATTGGTTTTTAGTCGGGCAATTTCTTTACCAACATTTGAGGCACTTTCTAATTCTTTGTAAACAGCTAAAATTGTAGCCAGTGAATGCGGCGGCAAACCTGTAGTATAGATAAAACTCCGGGCAAAATTTACCAGGTAATCTTTTAAATTCCGGCTTCCTAATACTGCTGCTCCATGACAGCCTAAAGCCTTTCCAAAAGTATAGATACGTGCAAAAATAATTTCTTCCAATTGGAGCTCCTGTACAAGACCATTCCCATTTTGCCCAAAGACTCCCGTGGCATGAGCCTCGTCTACTATAAGATAACAGTTGTTCTCTTTACACAGTTGCGCAAGGTCTTTCAATCTAGCTTTATCCCCATCCATTGAGAAAACAGACTCTGTTACAATAAATACAGCAGCATCCTCACTATGCGAGTCATACCGTTTTAGTAGCTCTATTATATGCAGATGATCATTGTGCCTGAATTTGTAGGCTTTGGCAGGACTCATAGAAATTCCGTCTCTTATTGATGCGTGCACCAGCTCGTCATATAAAACAAGATCACCTCTTTGCGGTACAGCAGAAAAAAAACCGATATTGGCATCATAACCTGAATTAAAAACCAGGGCTGCTTCAGAGGCGTGAAAGGAAGCGATTAAATCTTCTGCTAAATTGTAGAGCTTGTTATTACCGGATAGTAATCGGGAGCCTGTAGCACCGTTTCCAGCCAAGTTCTCTTTTTCTAGAAGAGCAGCTGCTTTCCTGCAAATATTTTCAGAAACAGCAAGACCCAAATAATCATTAGAGTAAAAGTCTATTAACTGGCTTTTTCCGGGTAGTCGCCGAAAAGAATTGTCCTTTTTTCTTTTCTCCAGCCTTTTGCCTAACTTTGATGGTAACTTCATAAAATAAAATTACAGCTTAAGAACCTAATTTAAATGGAAATTGCACTTTTTACCCTAAAAGTTTGTGCAGCGGTTGTTGCTTAGTGATACTTATTGGCCTGGAACGGGAATTTAGAGGAAAGGATGCAGGGCTCAAAACAAACGCTCTTGTAGCACTTGGCTCCTGTGTTTTTGTTCTTATATCTCTTACGTTTCGAGGTGAAGATTATGTAGACACCACCCGGGTATTAGGTCAAATTATTACAGGAATAGGATTTATAGGTGCAGGAACAATTTTACAGGAAAGAGGAAAAATTGAAGGCCTTACCAGTGCAGCGACCATTTGGTGTAGTGCAGCAGCAGGATGTCTTGCGGCCCTTGATTTTTTTGTAGAACTAGCCATTGTCCTGGGGCTCGTACTGTTTATCAATTTCATTTTAACCATTATCGAAAATAACCTAATTCGAAAACGGGAGAAAAAGGAACATAAAGAAAATGCTTACTTTAAAAAGCCTTAGTCTTTTGCTGCAGGTGTTTTAGTTTCAACTTCTTCACTTCCGCTGCTCAATTTTTGAGTATTAGGATCATATTGTCCTTTAAGCTCATCCATAACAGAACCTTTCCAAAGTTTCACCCCCGCGAAGTAAGAAGTACGACCAATGAGGTGGGCACTTATAGGTGCAGTAAGAAGAACGAAAAGAATAATCGCAAGCACCTTAGCTGTGCTGGCAAGGTCATAGGCATGTATTGCACCAGCAATGAGTAATAAGCCCACTCCCAGGGTTGCTGCTTTTGTGGTCACTGCCAGTCTCAAGTAAGTATCGGGCATTCGTATTAATCCTACTGCGGCAAGGAAGACGAAAACTGTTCCAAGGAATGCCATTACTCCTACAACTATATCTGTTATCATCTATTTATTTTTTTGCTGAATATAATATGTAAACGCTACTGTTCCTAAAAAGGCAATTAAGGCTAAAATGAGAGCTACATCCATTAATGCCTAAGCTGATTGTATAAAATACTATACGCACTTATAAAACCTATCCCGGTAGTGACTATTAGGTCTAAAGCAATTACCCTGTCTACCATGTTTGGACCTTTTATAAATCTATAAAAGATCAACACTACCGACAGTGAAAGTACCGGAAGAACAAAATATTCTATGAAATCAAATAATGTCATCTTACTATCTCCAAAATTCGCTTTTCAAAGCCGTTCTTAATTCCGTTAATGAAGCTCTCCCTATCCTTCAAATACATCGTGTGAATGTACATGACCTTCTTATCATCTGAAACATCTAAAGTCAAAGTACCGGGGGTAAGGGTAATAAGGTTAGCCAAAAATGTAATTTGAAGGTCAGATTGCACTTTTAAAGGATATTTTATAATTGCCGGAGTCATATGATATCCAGGTGTCATTACTTCATAAGCCACCTGGAAATTGGCTTTTAAAAGCTCCCACAAAAAATAAAAAATAAAACCAATTACTTTGGGAAGCAATCTAAAATAGCGGGCTTTCCTGGTACCCCTGGTAATAACCGTAAGAATAAAATAACTTAAAAGGAAGCCAAACAAAAAGTTGGAATAGGTAAAGTTCCCGGTAAGAGCCAGCCAGATAAAGGTTAATAATAAATTTGTTAAAAACCTGTTTTTCATTCTACATCATTTTGACTAAGTTCTATAAACTGCATCAATATACTGCTGACTATCCATTAATTCGCTAGCCACTCGTGTGGAAAGCTGCTGAATATTCTCTGCTGCAAATCCAATATATAAAGATATTAGAGAAAGAAATATTATTGGCGCCACCAATTGCGCTTTTCTAACTGTTGTCAATTTATTAAAATATCTAAAGTTAAGCCTCTTTGGAAGATCTACTTTATCCTTCCAAACAACATTTGCCCAAACCTTTGCTATAATTATCATTGTTATTAAACTGGCAAAGAGTATTGCCCCAATGGACCACCAGTGTTCAGAATTAAATGCCGCTGTAATGAGAGATATTTTAGGCCAGAAACCAGAGAGTGGTGGTATCCCTACCAATGAAAACAATGGTATTGCAATTAACAGGCTGATCTTGGGGTATTCTCTATACAAACCTCCAAGAGAAGAAATTTTATTAGTTCCTTTAATCCTGTAAATAAGCCCCCCCACCATAAACAAATTCGTCTTGACCACAATATCGTGAATAAGATAAAAAATAGTTCCTGCTATGGCCACTTCAGTAAAAAGACCGAGTCCAACAATCATATACCCGATATGACAGATTATGAGATAAGAAAAAACCTTTCTTAGGTTGGTCTGGACCAAAGCACCAAGTCCCCCACTTATTAAGGTAAGAATCGCCATTACAAGAATGGTATCCTGAAGGAAAACATCTCCCACAAATATAAGGGTGAACACCCGGATAAGAGCGTAGACCCCTACTTTGGTCAATAACCCTCCAAATATTGCTGAAACTGCCGATGGAGGAGTGTGATAGGAAGCTAAGCAACCAGAAGTACAATGGAAAAACTGCCGCTTTGATTCCGAAAGCAATAAGAAAAAGAATGGCTGTAATTTCTACAAGGCCTCTGTTCTCTATCGCTGCAACTTTCATAGAAAGATCGGCCATGTTAAGGGATCCGGTGAGGCCGTACAAAACTGCGATTGCAGTAAGAAAAATCATTGAAGCAAGAATGTTGAGCGTAAAATACTTTACTGCACCCTCGAGCTGTGCCTTTTCTCCTCCCAGAGTAATAAGAACAAAAGAGCTAATAATGATAATTTCAAACCAAACATAGAGATTGAAAATATCCCCGGTTAAAAAAGCCCCATTTAGACCTAAAAGTAAAAAATGGAAAATGGGAAAATACCCAAACTTTAGCCTGGCCGCAACTATAGAAGAAGCTGAAAAAGAAGAGACAGCCAGGCCCGAAATTGCCGTTAATAAAACCAGGGTAGCCGCAAGAGAATCTGCAACAAAGGTAATACCAAAAGGTGCACTCCAATTTCCGGCCTGCACTGTGTGTGTACCTGTGTCCCAAATATAGTTGAAAAGCCATATTGAAACCCCAAGGTTTATTATTCCTCCAACTATGCTTATCACTCTTTGCCAGCTTATCTTGCTCCAGCAGAACATTAAGATAATGCTTAAAAACAATTGAAGTAATAGTGGGTAAATAACTAGTTGTTGCATCATGAATCCTGGTCTATTGCGTTCATTTCATCCAAATCGTCGGTTTTTACCACTTTGTATGCTCTTTTTATAAGGATTATTGCAAAAGATTGTAAACCAAAACTTATTACGATAGCTGTTAAAATCAGCGCCTGTGGAATAGGATCGGCATAGGCATCTTCAAAAACTTTAAGATCTCCGGGAATTAAAGGCGGACTTCCTTTGGTAATCCTTCCCAATAAAAAAATAAGAAGATTGGCGCCATTGCCCAGTATGATGATCCCCAGGATCAATTTCACAAGGCTACGCCGAAGGATCATATAGATCCCTGCGGCATAAAGAACACCAATTAATATAGCTAAGACAATTTCCATAAATTAAATCGTGTCTGCAATTGTAAAAATTATTGTAAGAGTTACGCCTACCACAACCATATACACTCCAATATCAAAAAATAGGGCAGAACCCAGGTAACCTATAACAGGTATGGCTTCTGATGCCCAAAGACCTGTCATAAACGGTAAATTAAAAAGAAAGGGAGCCATACCGCTAATAAAAGCAAGTGCCAATCCAAATGGCATTAAAAAACCAGGATGGAACTTTAATAGGTGCTTAGTATTTGTTAAGCCATTGGCAAAAGCGTGTAACACAAATGCAATAGAAGCCATTAAACCACCCACAAAACCACCTCCCGGGAGATAATGACCACGCAGAAGAATAAAGACAGAAAATAAAAGCAATACAGTAAAAGGTAGGTGGAAGCTGTTCTTAATATAATAGTTCTCATAATTTCTCCTATTTAACGTTGATCTGTCTCCTTAAGCCTTAATTTTAACAATCCGAATACTCCAATAGCTGCAATTGCCAGAACTGAGATTTCCATAAAAGTATCAGCCCCTCTAAAATCTACCAATATTACGTTCACCACATTTTTACCATGAGCGAGTACGTAAGCGTTTTCTGCATAATACTGAGAAATTTCTTTATTAATAAGCTCTGCAAGAACCTCAAGTATAAGAATTGTAATTATTGTTCCCAGGGCGAGCGAAAGTACCCCATCCTTAATCCTTGTTTTATAATCAGACAATTGCAGGTATCTTGGCAGCCTGTAGAGTACAAGTACAAAGAGAATAACTGTTAAAGTATCTATAGAAAACTGGGTCATTGCAAGATCGGGGGCACTATAAAAAATAAAAAGCAAACAAATAGCAAGTCCAACAATTCCCATGGAAGCAACTGCTGCCAATCTGGATCTGGTGAAAACGGTAAAAATTATTGCCACCAGCATTATAGCTACGACCACCATTTCGTAAATTGTAATTTCAGTAAGTGAAGCCGGATCTATTGCAAATTTTGCCGATTTATACAGAGCGTACCCTAACAACGTAATCATGAAAACCAGAATTACTGAAACGTAATTCCTAAGATATCCATTCTGTGAGAGCCTGGTCCAGCCCGAAGAAAACTTATTAAAGAAACTCCACGAGTTGGTCATAACGGATTTTGGCGAAAGAAATTCCACTCTTGCCGCAGTATTCACCAACTTTTGAGACGGTTTAACGACAAAATATAACACTGTACCAATTACTATGGTGGCAGCACTTAACCACAGTACTGTATTGAAACCATGCCACAACTGTAAATGATGTTCTCCCGCATCTTCCCCCATTGCAGCAACAACAGGCTTAATGAGAGAACCCTCTATAATTCCGGGAAAAATTCCGAAAACAAGCCCGGCGACAGATAATAATACTGGTGGCACCCATAAGAGAGGTCCGGGAAATTTAGTCTTCTCGAGTTTTTCCGGAAGCTTACCAACAAAGGGACTTATTCCGGCAACAAAACCCGCATGCAGTAATAAAATTTTTGTAATGAGGATCAAAGCAATCCAAAGAACAGGAGCCCCTACAACTGCCAGAGTTGATTCATAAGTCAATTCCTTTCCAAGGAAACCTATAGTCGGCGGAATACTAAGCACTGGAAATGGCTGCAAGAAATCCTGCTATTGCCACAGGAAGCATGACTTTTCTTAAACCTTTTAAGAAAGTAACATCGCGGGAATGAGTTTGATGATCTATTATACCTGTCACCAGGAATAAAGTTGCTTTATATAAAGCGTGCACGATTATAAAAACGGCAGCCGC is part of the Antarcticibacterium sp. 1MA-6-2 genome and harbors:
- a CDS encoding 8-amino-7-oxononanoate synthase gives rise to the protein MKLPSKLGKRLEKRKKDNSFRRLPGKSQLIDFYSNDYLGLAVSENICRKAAALLEKENLAGNGATGSRLLSGNNKLYNLAEDLIASFHASEAALVFNSGYDANIGFFSAVPQRGDLVLYDELVHASIRDGISMSPAKAYKFRHNDHLHIIELLKRYDSHSEDAAVFIVTESVFSMDGDKARLKDLAQLCKENNCYLIVDEAHATGVFGQNGNGLVQELQLEEIIFARIYTFGKALGCHGAAVLGSRNLKDYLVNFARSFIYTTGLPPHSLATILAVYKELESASNVGKEIARLKTNIEHFKKCTLSNGLNDYFIESHSAIHSCVIPGNERVKFIAKELAAEGFEVKPILSPTVPQGKERLRFCIHSYNSFSEVEQVLTHLAIFIKQ
- a CDS encoding Na+/H+ antiporter subunit C; translation: MEIVLAILIGVLYAAGIYMILRRSLVKLILGIIILGNGANLLIFLLGRITKGSPPLIPGDLKVFEDAYADPIPQALILTAIVISFGLQSFAIILIKRAYKVVKTDDLDEMNAIDQDS
- a CDS encoding MgtC/SapB family protein; translation: MILIGLEREFRGKDAGLKTNALVALGSCVFVLISLTFRGEDYVDTTRVLGQIITGIGFIGAGTILQERGKIEGLTSAATIWCSAAAGCLAALDFFVELAIVLGLVLFINFILTIIENNLIRKREKKEHKENAYFKKP
- a CDS encoding monovalent cation/H+ antiporter complex subunit F, with the protein product MDVALILALIAFLGTVAFTYYIQQKNK
- a CDS encoding DUF2007 domain-containing protein, translated to MEEAFSTVARFQYSSEAQIFKGRLEAEGIKVFLGDQWTIDTDPLVSNAIGGIKLKVYSRDEAEAVKILNSVNKYSLTDEGEAMHCPACGSKQVQYYTNVKGVKSFFFFIISFLITALPIYTRRDYHCENCGNRFNTKLCHILLQVLGLMLVKL
- the mnhG gene encoding monovalent cation/H(+) antiporter subunit G, encoding MITDIVVGVMAFLGTVFVFLAAVGLIRMPDTYLRLAVTTKAATLGVGLLLIAGAIHAYDLASTAKVLAIILFVLLTAPISAHLIGRTSYFAGVKLWKGSVMDELKGQYDPNTQKLSSGSEEVETKTPAAKD
- a CDS encoding Na+/H+ antiporter subunit E, which gives rise to MKNRFLTNLLLTFIWLALTGNFTYSNFLFGFLLSYFILTVITRGTRKARYFRLLPKVIGFIFYFLWELLKANFQVAYEVMTPGYHMTPAIIKYPLKVQSDLQITFLANLITLTPGTLTLDVSDDKKVMYIHTMYLKDRESFINGIKNGFEKRILEIVR
- a CDS encoding monovalent cation/H+ antiporter complex subunit F, with the protein product MTLFDFIEYFVLPVLSLSVVLIFYRFIKGPNMVDRVIALDLIVTTGIGFISAYSILYNQLRH
- the bioD gene encoding dethiobiotin synthase, translating into MPYFITGIGTDVGKTIVSAIVTEALEADYWKPIQAGDLDNSDTDKVRRLISNKKTIFHPNSYSLNTPMSPHAAADIDGVSINANEILRPETSNDLVIEGAGGLLVPINDSETIIDLIDNDDKVIVISRHYLGSINHTLLTLEALKSRGLNCFGIIFNGEKNRSSEEIILKMSGVPCLGRIELEPYFDKNVVKEYAEGFRAKLIEN